One genomic region from Prionailurus bengalensis isolate Pbe53 chromosome C1, Fcat_Pben_1.1_paternal_pri, whole genome shotgun sequence encodes:
- the TNFRSF18 gene encoding tumor necrosis factor receptor superfamily member 18, with product MGAWRGASPKIPQLGGAAGAMGARGARVALCGVALLCALGLGERPSGPSCGPGRLLRGAGTDARCCRLCSAAEEVCPEGDCTCVQPEFHCGDPQCDTCKHHPCPPGQEAQPRGNFNFGFECVDCATGTFSGGREGRCKPWSDCSQFGLPTMFSGNKTHNAVCSLGPLPTEPHDPLTIVLLTVAACILVLTAAQLGLHIWQLRRQRMWPPETQPLLEARPPAEDACSCQFPEEERGEQLSEDKGQLRDLWV from the exons ATGGGGGCGTGGCGGGGCGCATCCCCTAAAATCCCGCAGCTCGGTGGGGCGGCGGGGGCCATGGGGGCGAGGGGCGCGCGCGTGGCCCTGTGCGGCGTGGCGCTGCTCTGCGCGCTCGGCCTGGGCGAGCGCCCCTCGGGTCCGAGCTGCGGCCCCGGCCGCCTGCTGCGAGGAGCCGGGACGGACGCGCGCTGCTGTCGCCTGTGCTCCGCGG CTGAGGAGGTTTGTCCCGAGGGGGACTGCACATGTGTCCAGCCGGAGTTCCACTGTGGAGACCCCCAGTGTGACACCTGCAAACACCACCCCTGCCCGCCCGGCCAGGAGGCGCAGCCACGTG gGAATTTCAATTTCGGCTTTGAGTGTGTTGACTGTGCCACAGGGACCTTCTCTGGGGGCCGTGAGGGCCGCTGCAAACCCTGGTCAGA CTGCTCCCAGTTTGGGCTTCCCACAATGTTCTCTGGGAACAAAACACACAATGCCGTATGTAGCCTGGGGCCGCTGCCCACTGAGCCGCACGACCCCCTGACCATCGTCCTCCTCACCGTGGCCGCCTGCATCCTGGTCCTGACTGCAGCCCAGCTTGGCCTGCACATCTGGCAGCTGAGGAGGCAGCGCATGTGGCCCCCAG AGACCCAGCCGCTGCTGGAGGCACGGCCGCCAGCCGAAGACGCCTGCAGCTGCCAGTTCCCCGAGGAGGAGCGCGGGGAGCAGCTGTCTGAGGACAAGGGCCAGCTGAGGGACCTGTGGGTGTGA
- the TNFRSF4 gene encoding tumor necrosis factor receptor superfamily member 4 — MRVVVGAQRPRAPHSAVQLLGLVLGTAAALHCVGNTYPKDGRCCSECPPGYGMESRCSGDQDTKCLQCASGFYNEAVNYEPCKPCTQCNQRSGSEPKQRCTPTQDTVCRCRPGTEPQDGYDRGVDCAPCPPGHFSPGDDQACKPWTNCTLAGKRTLRPASQGSDAVCEDRSPPATTPWETQGPPVRPPTTQPTTAWPRTSQEPFTPPAEPPRGPQLAAVLGLGLGLLAPVAAALALLLHHRAWRLPPGGNSFRTPIQEEHADANSTLAKI; from the exons ATGAGGGTGGTTGTGGGGGCTCAGCGGCCCAGGGCGCCTCACTCAGCTGTCCAGCTCCTGGGGCTTGTGCTGGGCACCGCGGCCGCGCTCCACTGTGTCGGGAACACCTACCCCAAAGACGGCAGGTGCTGTAGCGAGTGCCCACCAG GTTATGGGATGGAGAGTCGCTGCAGCGGTGACCAGGACACCAAGTGCCTCCAGTGCGCGTCCGGCTTCTACAATGAGGCCGTGAACTACGAGCCTTGCAAGCCCTGCACACAGTGCAACCAGA gaaGTGGGAGCGAGCCCAAGCAGAGATGCACACCCACGCAGGACACCGTCTGCCGCTGCAGGCCAGGCACTGAGCCCCAGGACGGTTACGATCGCGGAGTTG ACTGTGCCCCGTGCCCACCGGGACATTTCTCCCCAGGTGATGACCAGGCTTGCAAGCCCTGGACCAA CTGCACCTTGGCGGGAAAGCGCACGCTGCGGCCGGCCAGCCAAGGCTCAGATGCCGTGTGTGAGGACAGGAGCCCCCCAGCCACCACGCCTTGGGAGACCCAGGGCCCCCCAGTCCGGCCCCCTACCACCCAGCCCACCACAGCCTGGCCTAGGACCTCACAGGAGCCCTTCACACCCCCTGCAGAGCCCCCCAGGG GTCCCCAGCTGGCCGCggtcctgggcctgggcctgggcctgcttGCCCCGGTGGCGGCCGCACTGGCCCTGCTCCTGCACCACAGAGCCTGGCGGCTACCCCCCG gtggAAATAGCTTCCGGACCCCCATCCAAGAGGAGCATGCCGATGCCAACTCCACCCTGGCCAAGATCTGA